From a single Mycolicibacterium moriokaense genomic region:
- a CDS encoding PaaI family thioesterase: MMAQFIPASPFVAKLGIVAEVLDGDQVRLRLPWEPSNVTVGDMVHGGAVAALADVAVMAAAWAGAEVPDSLRGVTTSMSIQFLAPARATDLIAVGRVLRRGKTLVNCDVDVVTPDGEEVAKAIATYKVG, encoded by the coding sequence GTGATGGCGCAGTTCATCCCGGCGTCGCCGTTCGTCGCCAAGCTCGGCATCGTCGCCGAGGTCCTCGACGGCGACCAGGTGCGCCTGCGCCTGCCGTGGGAGCCGTCCAACGTCACCGTCGGCGACATGGTCCACGGCGGCGCCGTCGCCGCACTCGCCGATGTCGCGGTGATGGCCGCCGCCTGGGCGGGCGCCGAGGTGCCCGACTCGCTGCGCGGCGTGACCACATCGATGTCGATTCAGTTCCTGGCGCCGGCCCGCGCGACTGACCTCATCGCGGTCGGCCGGGTGCTACGACGCGGCAAGACGTTGGTGAATTGCGACGTCGACGTGGTCACCCCGGACGGTGAGGAGGTCGCGAAGGCGATAGCGACCTACAAAGTCGGCTGA
- the cysD gene encoding sulfate adenylyltransferase subunit CysD gives MTATEQLNAGRYELSHLRSLEAEAIHIIREVAAEFEKPVLLFSGGKDSIVMLHLALKAFRPGRLPFPVMHVDTGHNFEEVLQARDELVAESGVRLVVAKVQDDIDAGRVVETIPSRNPMQTFTLLRAIRENKFDAAFGGARRDEEKARAKERVFSFRDEFGQWDPKAQRPELWNLYNGRHHKGEHIRVFPLSNWTEFDIWSYIGAEKIKLPSIYYAHKRQVFERDGMLLAVHKYMQPRKDEKVMEKTVRFRTVGDVTCTGCVESLAGTVSEVIAETAVSRLTERGATRADDRISEAGMEDRKREGYF, from the coding sequence ATGACCGCGACGGAGCAACTCAATGCCGGCCGCTACGAGCTGAGCCATCTACGCTCGCTGGAGGCCGAAGCGATCCACATCATTCGCGAGGTGGCCGCGGAGTTCGAGAAGCCCGTGCTGCTGTTCTCCGGTGGCAAGGACTCGATCGTCATGCTGCACCTCGCACTGAAGGCCTTCCGGCCCGGCCGACTGCCGTTCCCGGTGATGCATGTCGACACCGGGCACAACTTCGAGGAGGTCCTCCAGGCCCGCGACGAACTCGTCGCCGAGTCGGGCGTGCGTCTCGTGGTCGCCAAGGTGCAGGACGATATCGATGCGGGCCGCGTAGTGGAGACCATCCCGTCGCGTAACCCCATGCAGACGTTCACCCTGTTGCGCGCCATCCGCGAGAACAAGTTCGACGCCGCGTTCGGAGGTGCGCGCCGCGACGAGGAGAAGGCGCGGGCCAAGGAGCGGGTGTTCTCGTTCCGTGACGAGTTCGGTCAGTGGGATCCCAAGGCGCAGCGGCCCGAACTGTGGAACCTGTACAACGGCCGCCATCACAAGGGCGAGCACATCCGGGTGTTCCCGCTGTCGAACTGGACGGAGTTCGACATCTGGTCCTACATCGGTGCCGAGAAGATCAAGCTGCCGTCGATCTACTACGCGCACAAACGCCAGGTCTTTGAACGCGACGGCATGCTGCTGGCCGTCCACAAGTACATGCAGCCGCGCAAGGACGAGAAAGTCATGGAGAAGACCGTGCGGTTCCGCACCGTCGGCGACGTCACCTGCACCGGCTGCGTGGAATCCCTTGCGGGAACGGTGTCCGAGGTGATCGCCGAGACGGCGGTCTCGCGCCTGACCGAACGCGGAGCCACCCGCGCCGACGACCGCATCTCCGAAGCAGGTATGGAAGACCGCAAGCGAGAGGGCTACTTCTGA
- the cysN gene encoding sulfate adenylyltransferase subunit CysN — protein MASTSTLLRIATAGSVDDGKSTLIGRLLYDSKAVMEDQLAAVERTSKERGHDYTDLALVTDGLRAEREQGITIDVAYRYFATAKRKFIIADTPGHIQYTRNMVTGTSTAQLAIVLVDARHGLLEQSRRHAFLASLLGIRHIVLAVNKMDLVGWDREQFEKIRDDFHEFAARLDFHDVTTIPLSALNGDNVVTKSDLTPWYDGPALLSHLEDVYIAGDRNLVDVRFPVQYVIRPQSLEHHDHRSYAGTVASGVMRPGDEVVVLPTGKTSRITAIEGPSGPVQEAFPPMAVSISLADDIDISRGDMIARPNNQPRVAQEFDATVCWMADESSLEPGRDYLIKHTTRTTRARVTALDYRLDVNSLHRDKSATALKLNELGRISLRTQTPLLLDEYSRNAATGSFILIDPNTNGTVAAGMILPQVTARTSSPNTVRHESLCKAEDRLSKGRTVWFTGLSGSGKSSVAMLVEQKLLEKGVPAYVLDGDNLRHGLNADLGFSMADRAENQRRLAHVAAILADSGQVVLVPAISPLEEHRELARKVTTEAGLDFFEVFCDTPLEDCERRDPKGLYAKARAGEITHFTGIDSPYQRPKNPDLRLTPDHTPEELADRVVELLESRQ, from the coding sequence ATGGCGTCGACTTCTACGCTGCTGCGCATCGCGACCGCCGGCTCCGTCGACGACGGAAAGTCGACCCTCATCGGCCGGTTGCTGTACGACTCGAAGGCCGTCATGGAGGATCAGCTCGCCGCGGTCGAGCGCACCTCCAAGGAACGCGGACACGATTACACCGACCTGGCTTTGGTGACCGACGGCCTGCGCGCCGAGCGGGAACAGGGCATCACGATCGACGTCGCCTACCGCTACTTCGCTACGGCCAAGCGGAAATTCATCATCGCCGACACCCCGGGCCACATCCAGTACACCCGCAACATGGTGACCGGCACCTCGACGGCACAACTGGCGATCGTATTGGTCGACGCCAGGCACGGACTGCTCGAGCAGTCCCGCAGGCACGCCTTCCTTGCGTCGCTGCTGGGCATCAGGCATATCGTCCTCGCGGTCAACAAGATGGACCTCGTCGGTTGGGACCGTGAGCAATTCGAGAAAATCCGCGACGACTTCCACGAGTTCGCGGCGCGACTAGACTTTCACGACGTCACCACCATCCCGCTGTCGGCGCTCAACGGCGACAACGTCGTAACCAAGTCGGATCTGACGCCGTGGTACGACGGTCCCGCGCTGCTGTCGCACCTCGAGGACGTCTACATCGCAGGCGACCGCAACCTCGTCGACGTGCGATTCCCGGTGCAGTACGTCATCCGGCCGCAGAGCCTCGAGCACCACGACCACCGCAGCTATGCAGGCACCGTCGCCAGCGGTGTGATGCGTCCCGGCGACGAGGTCGTCGTACTGCCGACCGGAAAGACCAGCCGCATCACCGCGATCGAGGGTCCCAGCGGCCCTGTGCAGGAAGCCTTCCCGCCGATGGCGGTGTCGATCAGCCTGGCCGACGACATCGACATCTCGCGCGGCGACATGATCGCCCGGCCGAACAACCAGCCGAGGGTCGCACAGGAATTCGACGCCACGGTGTGCTGGATGGCCGACGAGTCCTCGCTCGAGCCCGGCCGTGACTATTTGATCAAGCACACCACCCGCACGACGCGGGCGAGGGTGACGGCGCTCGACTACCGCCTCGACGTCAACTCGCTGCACCGCGACAAGTCCGCAACTGCGCTGAAACTCAATGAGCTGGGCCGTATCTCGTTGCGGACCCAGACGCCGCTGCTGCTCGACGAGTACAGCCGCAACGCCGCCACCGGTTCGTTCATCCTGATCGATCCGAACACCAACGGAACCGTGGCCGCGGGCATGATCCTGCCTCAGGTCACCGCCCGTACGTCGAGCCCGAACACCGTGCGCCACGAATCGTTGTGCAAGGCCGAGGACCGGCTGTCCAAGGGCAGGACCGTGTGGTTCACCGGATTGTCCGGCTCGGGGAAGTCGTCGGTGGCGATGCTCGTCGAGCAGAAGCTGCTCGAAAAGGGCGTTCCCGCATATGTTCTCGACGGAGACAACCTGCGTCACGGGCTCAACGCCGACCTCGGGTTCTCGATGGCCGACCGTGCCGAGAACCAGCGGCGGCTGGCACACGTCGCCGCCATCCTCGCCGACTCCGGTCAGGTGGTGCTCGTTCCCGCCATCAGCCCACTCGAGGAGCACCGTGAGTTGGCGCGGAAGGTCACCACCGAAGCCGGACTCGACTTCTTCGAGGTGTTCTGCGACACCCCGCTGGAGGACTGCGAGCGTCGTGACCCGAAGGGGTTGTACGCCAAGGCGCGTGCGGGCGAGATCACCCACTTCACCGGAATCGACAGCCCGTACCAGCGACCCAAGAATCCCGATCTGCGGCTCACTCCCGACCACACGCCCGAGGAGCTCGCCGACCGGGTGGTCGAACTGCTGGAAAGCAGGCAGTGA
- a CDS encoding 3'(2'),5'-bisphosphate nucleotidase CysQ has protein sequence MNDHDVAARLATQAGKLLLDVRIEFADASQDERKAAGDKRSHDFLMSALADERPGDAVLSEEGADSPVRLSSDRVWIVDPLDGTREFSELGRDDWAVHVALWQSGELVAGAVALPAQGVTLATPTVSAPPPAPSKPRVVVSRTRPPAVALDVRDALDGVLVEMGSAGAKVASVVQGLSDVYVHAGGQYEWDSAAPVAVARAAGLHTSRIDGSPLLYNRQDPRLPDLVVCRPELADAVLEVTRD, from the coding sequence GTGAACGACCACGACGTCGCCGCTCGATTGGCGACGCAGGCGGGCAAGCTGCTGCTCGACGTCCGCATCGAGTTCGCCGATGCCAGCCAGGATGAGCGGAAAGCGGCGGGGGACAAACGGTCTCACGACTTCTTGATGTCCGCGCTGGCCGACGAACGACCGGGCGATGCGGTGTTGTCGGAGGAGGGTGCGGACAGCCCCGTGCGGTTGTCCTCCGACCGGGTATGGATCGTCGACCCACTCGACGGCACGCGAGAGTTCTCCGAGTTGGGACGCGACGACTGGGCCGTTCACGTCGCACTCTGGCAGTCGGGCGAGTTGGTCGCGGGGGCCGTTGCGCTACCGGCGCAGGGCGTCACGCTGGCAACCCCGACGGTGAGCGCGCCGCCGCCTGCGCCGTCGAAGCCGCGCGTGGTGGTGTCACGGACCCGACCGCCCGCCGTGGCGCTCGATGTGCGTGACGCGCTGGACGGTGTTCTGGTCGAAATGGGCTCGGCGGGGGCCAAGGTCGCCTCGGTGGTGCAGGGGCTCTCGGACGTCTACGTCCATGCGGGCGGTCAGTACGAATGGGATTCGGCGGCACCGGTCGCCGTGGCCCGCGCAGCGGGGCTGCACACGTCGCGTATCGACGGCTCGCCGCTGCTCTACAACCGGCAGGACCCACGGTTGCCGGACCTGGTGGTGTGTCGACCCGAACTCGCCGACGCCGTTCTCGAAGTGACACGTGATTGA
- a CDS encoding Rrf2 family transcriptional regulator: protein MRMSAKAEYAVRAMVQLATAEEGVVVKTEDLAKAQGIPPQFLVDILSDLRTDRLVRSHRGRDGGYELARPAADISIADVLRCIDGPLASVRDIGLGDLPYSGPTAALTDVWRALRASMRSVLEETSLAEVAAGTLPEHVGKLADDYRAQEETRGHSVR, encoded by the coding sequence ATGCGGATGTCGGCCAAAGCGGAATACGCCGTCCGTGCGATGGTTCAGCTGGCCACCGCCGAGGAAGGCGTGGTGGTGAAGACCGAGGACTTGGCCAAGGCCCAGGGCATCCCGCCGCAGTTCCTCGTCGACATCCTGTCCGACCTGCGCACCGACCGTCTGGTCCGCAGCCACCGCGGCCGTGACGGCGGATACGAATTGGCCCGGCCTGCGGCCGATATCAGCATCGCCGACGTACTGCGATGCATCGACGGCCCGCTGGCCAGCGTCCGCGATATCGGGCTCGGCGATCTACCGTACTCGGGTCCGACGGCGGCGCTGACCGACGTCTGGCGGGCGTTGCGGGCCAGCATGCGGTCCGTGCTCGAGGAGACCAGCCTCGCCGAGGTCGCCGCAGGCACCCTGCCGGAGCATGTCGGGAAGCTGGCCGACGACTACCGCGCGCAGGAGGAGACGCGCGGCCACTCGGTCCGCTAG
- a CDS encoding TetR/AcrR family transcriptional regulator, translated as MRARFTTEEIAAAALSIVDDAGVSALSMRALAAALGTGPMTVYNYVPDKEGLEELVVAAVVAEVRVPEPTEHWIDDVYAVAQEIWRGIRAHPAAIPLVLTRRTASATGFAAADALIAALARGGLSDADRLSAFHAVLALVVGAAQAELAGPLTRGRDAADVAKRIGSAAGAAHPHVEALSHVAQRVSVEEDFAQGLRMLLDGIAAHGRKRRRR; from the coding sequence ATGCGGGCACGGTTCACCACCGAGGAGATCGCCGCCGCGGCGTTGAGCATCGTCGACGACGCCGGAGTGAGCGCGCTGAGCATGCGCGCACTGGCCGCAGCATTGGGCACCGGACCGATGACCGTTTACAACTACGTGCCCGACAAAGAGGGGCTCGAGGAACTGGTGGTGGCGGCGGTGGTCGCCGAGGTGCGGGTGCCCGAGCCGACTGAACACTGGATCGACGACGTCTACGCGGTGGCCCAGGAAATATGGCGGGGCATCCGCGCGCATCCGGCCGCCATTCCGCTGGTGCTGACGCGCCGCACCGCGTCGGCGACCGGATTCGCCGCGGCAGACGCGCTCATCGCGGCCCTTGCCCGCGGAGGCCTTTCCGACGCCGACCGTCTGTCCGCCTTCCATGCCGTCCTCGCGCTGGTCGTCGGAGCCGCCCAGGCCGAACTTGCGGGGCCGTTGACGCGCGGTCGCGACGCCGCCGACGTCGCCAAGCGCATCGGCTCGGCGGCAGGGGCCGCACATCCCCACGTCGAAGCGCTCTCCCACGTCGCACAACGGGTATCGGTCGAAGAGGACTTCGCGCAGGGTCTGCGCATGCTGCTCGACGGGATCGCCGCGCACGGCAGGAAGAGACGCCGGCGCTAG
- a CDS encoding alpha/beta hydrolase produces the protein MTATIPTDRVDFDSGGTRCAAWLTLPAGRGPHPAVVLVHGLGATHDMMLAQYEQHFAAAGIATLAFDYRNTGASNGAPRQHISIRNQCQDVAAAVAHLRGRADIDAARIGLWGTSLGAMNVIKVAAVLDDIAVAIVQCPIVHGPGAARRLGPLAALRLAPAIAEDFLRLITRRRRRYVPIVGPPGGFAMVTVDGAESGWNSTVPPGGTFDNRIVAADALAMVTTSALRQARDVEAPLLVCVCDRENLMDPAYAEQVARRAPRGIARHYDSDHFAIYHPPLVSEVLADQTAFLQEHLDVRA, from the coding sequence ATGACGGCGACGATCCCGACCGACCGTGTGGACTTCGACTCGGGCGGCACCCGCTGCGCGGCGTGGTTGACGTTGCCGGCCGGCCGCGGACCGCACCCCGCCGTGGTGTTGGTGCACGGTCTGGGCGCGACGCACGACATGATGCTGGCGCAGTACGAACAGCACTTCGCCGCGGCGGGCATCGCTACGCTCGCTTTCGATTACCGGAACACCGGAGCCTCGAACGGTGCTCCGCGACAACATATTTCGATACGGAACCAATGCCAGGATGTCGCGGCGGCGGTCGCGCACCTTCGCGGGCGTGCCGACATCGACGCCGCGCGGATCGGGCTCTGGGGTACCAGCCTTGGTGCGATGAACGTCATCAAGGTCGCGGCGGTGCTCGACGACATCGCCGTCGCGATCGTGCAGTGCCCGATCGTGCACGGACCAGGCGCCGCACGCCGACTCGGACCTCTCGCGGCGCTACGGCTCGCGCCGGCGATCGCCGAGGATTTCCTGCGTCTCATCACGCGCCGGCGCCGCCGCTATGTACCGATCGTCGGTCCGCCCGGAGGCTTTGCGATGGTGACGGTCGATGGTGCCGAATCGGGCTGGAACTCGACCGTGCCGCCGGGCGGAACCTTCGACAACCGCATTGTCGCCGCAGATGCCCTGGCCATGGTGACGACATCGGCGCTGCGCCAGGCCCGCGACGTCGAGGCGCCGCTGCTGGTGTGCGTGTGCGATCGCGAGAACCTGATGGACCCCGCGTACGCCGAACAGGTCGCGCGTAGGGCACCGCGCGGCATCGCCCGCCACTACGACTCAGACCATTTCGCGATCTACCATCCACCGCTGGTCAGCGAGGTGCTGGCCGACCAGACGGCCTTTCTGCAGGAGCATCTCGATGTCCGTGCGTGA
- a CDS encoding maleylpyruvate isomerase family mycothiol-dependent enzyme — protein MSVREMLCRNDERFRTVVAGLGSDEWAHPSLCDQWSNHDVLAHLVVGYRCGPGEMLREIARHGGLFDRANSAMARALAEIHSPDELLDELGQLMYRPRGLGRVFPPRLLLGDHITHELDILFAVERVPQIPDEMLATVLNTQVALPNPFVPAYRNSRGLRLRTTDIDWAHGDSGPVVEGRAAELVSVLGSRPRMLPALRGDGVELLASRISPRPIHRAG, from the coding sequence ATGTCCGTGCGTGAAATGCTGTGCCGCAACGACGAACGGTTCCGCACCGTGGTCGCCGGCCTCGGCTCAGACGAGTGGGCGCATCCCAGCCTGTGCGACCAGTGGTCAAACCACGACGTGCTGGCACACCTCGTCGTCGGCTACCGCTGTGGCCCCGGCGAGATGCTGCGCGAGATTGCGCGCCACGGTGGATTATTCGACCGCGCGAACTCCGCGATGGCGCGTGCGCTTGCTGAGATCCACAGTCCCGACGAACTACTCGACGAACTCGGTCAGCTGATGTACCGGCCGCGTGGGCTCGGCCGCGTGTTTCCACCGCGGCTGCTCCTTGGCGATCACATCACGCACGAACTCGACATCCTGTTCGCCGTCGAGCGCGTACCGCAGATTCCGGACGAGATGCTCGCGACGGTACTCAACACGCAAGTGGCGCTACCCAATCCGTTTGTGCCGGCCTACCGCAACAGCCGTGGATTGCGGCTGCGGACCACCGATATCGACTGGGCACACGGTGACAGCGGGCCGGTCGTCGAAGGGCGCGCCGCGGAACTGGTGTCCGTGCTCGGCAGCCGGCCGCGGATGCTGCCCGCTCTACGCGGTGACGGTGTCGAACTGCTCGCGTCGCGGATCAGTCCGCGCCCGATCCATAGGGCCGGGTGA
- a CDS encoding VOC family protein translates to MAIQFNHTIVASRDREESARFFTELFGLPPAKEFGHFLAVGLSHDASLDYAQVGPDEDIRPQHYAFLVSEEEFDAIYGRIRERGLQHWADPRGSRPGEINHNDGGRGVYFQDPGGHYLEIITRPYGSGAD, encoded by the coding sequence ATGGCGATCCAGTTCAACCACACCATCGTCGCCTCGCGCGACCGGGAAGAATCGGCACGATTCTTCACCGAACTGTTCGGCCTGCCGCCGGCCAAGGAGTTCGGCCACTTCCTCGCGGTCGGACTCAGCCACGACGCCAGCCTCGACTACGCCCAGGTCGGACCCGACGAGGACATTCGCCCGCAGCACTACGCGTTCCTCGTGTCCGAGGAGGAGTTCGACGCCATCTACGGACGGATCCGCGAGCGCGGCCTGCAGCACTGGGCCGACCCCAGAGGAAGCCGTCCCGGCGAGATCAACCACAACGACGGCGGCCGCGGGGTGTACTTCCAGGATCCCGGTGGGCACTACCTCGAGATCATCACCCGGCCCTATGGATCGGGCGCGGACTGA
- a CDS encoding GNAT family N-acetyltransferase, whose amino-acid sequence MRVDVLEGPRITLRPPTLDDAEPLFERIASDPEVSRYMSWRTHRNVGETRHVITEVFNVGGETARLIDLNDGGGVIGAIGWRRPQPHIVDFGYYLGRPWWGKGYMSEAVRLVLDHVERDPSVYRVSAHCYVDNTASARVLERSGLKFEGRLVRYAVLPNISSEPQDCLLFAKGVR is encoded by the coding sequence ATGCGAGTCGATGTCCTCGAGGGTCCGCGGATCACGCTGCGACCACCGACCCTCGATGACGCAGAACCGCTGTTCGAGCGCATCGCCTCCGACCCTGAGGTGTCGAGGTACATGTCGTGGCGGACGCATCGCAATGTCGGCGAGACCCGCCACGTCATCACCGAGGTGTTCAACGTCGGTGGGGAGACGGCCCGGCTGATCGATCTAAACGACGGCGGCGGCGTGATCGGCGCTATCGGTTGGCGGCGTCCGCAGCCGCACATCGTCGACTTCGGCTACTACCTCGGCCGTCCATGGTGGGGGAAGGGCTATATGTCCGAGGCGGTGCGGCTGGTTCTTGACCACGTCGAGCGCGACCCGAGCGTGTACCGTGTCTCGGCGCACTGTTACGTCGACAACACGGCATCGGCACGGGTGTTGGAGCGCAGCGGGCTGAAATTCGAAGGTCGGCTGGTGCGTTATGCGGTATTGCCGAATATCAGCTCTGAGCCGCAGGACTGCCTGCTGTTCGCGAAAGGGGTGCGCTAG